A genomic stretch from Kribbella amoyensis includes:
- a CDS encoding AMP-binding protein, with protein MRPIGPMRPPEWLLRGAVEVGTVSAALIRSGVWRNVGPTQLVGIERALRRWGQSMAALGAVAAIRWPDRPAVVDERGSLTYRELDELVARLAAGLRAEYGIVAGGKVAVLCRNHRWFLAATLAASRIGADVLFVNTEFAAPQLSAVLTKHPPDLLVHDEEFAVETSVPTLLGWREAGGSALDDLAATDAPEPPAPDRPGHITILTSGTTGTPKAAPRAPTALGLAGLTASALDRLGLRSGEPMVICPPLFHGLGLLHSMLALFLGCPVVVSRRYDAAAVLASIEPNRAGSVVAVPVMLQRLLDLGPAEIARYDLQSVRAVISGASALPPALAERFIERFGPVLCDAYGSSEIGIATIASSKDLLAAPGTVGRPCLGSSVRILGPDDRPVPTGTAGRIFAGGGLVFGGYSDGSSKTVVDGRMSTGDLGHLDAAGRLFVDGREDDMIVSGGENVYPAEVEDCLLHHPAVADVAVIGVADEEFGRRLVAYVVLTAEATEDELIDHVRANLARYKAPRQVVVIDQLPRNATGKVVKRDLPEP; from the coding sequence GTGAGGCCGATCGGTCCGATGCGGCCGCCCGAGTGGTTGCTGCGAGGCGCCGTCGAGGTCGGCACGGTCTCGGCCGCGCTGATCCGGTCGGGCGTGTGGCGGAACGTGGGTCCGACGCAGCTGGTCGGGATCGAGCGGGCGCTGCGGCGCTGGGGTCAGTCGATGGCCGCGCTCGGAGCGGTCGCCGCGATCCGCTGGCCGGACCGTCCGGCCGTCGTCGACGAACGCGGCAGCCTGACCTATCGGGAGCTGGACGAGCTCGTCGCCCGGCTCGCGGCGGGGCTGCGCGCGGAGTACGGGATCGTTGCTGGTGGCAAGGTTGCCGTGCTGTGCCGGAACCACCGCTGGTTCCTCGCGGCGACGCTGGCGGCCTCGCGGATCGGGGCGGACGTGCTGTTCGTGAACACCGAGTTCGCCGCGCCGCAACTCAGCGCGGTCCTGACGAAGCATCCGCCGGATCTGCTGGTCCACGACGAGGAGTTCGCGGTGGAGACCAGCGTGCCGACCTTGCTGGGTTGGCGGGAAGCTGGTGGGAGCGCCCTCGACGACCTCGCCGCGACGGACGCGCCCGAGCCGCCGGCACCCGACCGGCCGGGGCACATCACGATCCTCACGTCCGGCACGACCGGGACGCCGAAGGCAGCGCCGCGAGCCCCGACCGCACTCGGGCTCGCCGGTCTCACCGCGAGTGCGCTCGACCGGCTCGGGCTGCGATCCGGCGAGCCGATGGTGATCTGCCCGCCGTTGTTCCACGGGTTGGGGCTGCTGCACTCGATGCTCGCGCTCTTCCTCGGCTGCCCCGTGGTCGTGTCCCGCCGGTACGACGCGGCCGCCGTGCTCGCGTCGATCGAGCCGAACCGGGCCGGCTCGGTGGTCGCGGTCCCGGTGATGCTCCAGCGGCTGCTCGACCTCGGTCCGGCGGAGATCGCGCGGTACGACCTGCAGTCGGTGCGCGCCGTCATCTCGGGCGCGTCCGCGTTGCCGCCCGCGTTGGCCGAGCGGTTCATCGAGCGGTTCGGGCCGGTGCTGTGCGACGCGTACGGATCGAGCGAGATCGGGATCGCCACGATCGCGTCCTCGAAGGACCTGCTCGCCGCGCCCGGGACGGTCGGGCGGCCGTGCCTCGGGAGTTCGGTGCGGATCCTCGGCCCGGACGACCGGCCGGTTCCCACCGGGACGGCGGGCCGGATCTTCGCCGGTGGTGGTCTCGTCTTCGGCGGATACTCGGACGGCAGCAGCAAGACCGTGGTCGACGGCCGGATGAGTACCGGCGATCTCGGGCACCTGGACGCGGCCGGCCGGCTGTTCGTGGACGGGCGCGAGGACGACATGATCGTGTCCGGCGGCGAGAACGTGTACCCGGCCGAGGTGGAGGACTGTCTGCTCCACCACCCGGCCGTCGCCGACGTGGCCGTGATCGGTGTGGCCGACGAGGAGTTCGGCCGGCGCCTGGTCGCGTACGTCGTCCTGACCGCCGAAGCGACCGAGGACGAGTTGATCGACCACGTCCGGGCGAACCTCGCGCGGTACAAGGCGCCGCGTCAGGTCGTCGTGATCGACCAGCTGCCGCGCAACGCGACCGGCAAGGTGGTCAAACGCGACCTGCCGGAACCCTAA
- a CDS encoding tripartite tricarboxylate transporter TctB family protein, whose amino-acid sequence MSTDERPEPATDPAVADEPVRTADVEVEASRTVRIVAAVVLIVLSGTFLVGVFDIRSPDGLDPQGPRFFPLLVTAAWLVLSVAYLVEGLRSPRTTKQPGDRAWFEPVAVSALLILYAFLVVPLGYMIATALLFFAIARVLGSRNTVRDAVVAVALAVVVYVAFTRFLDISLPEGVLGL is encoded by the coding sequence ATGAGCACCGACGAGAGACCCGAACCGGCCACGGACCCCGCGGTGGCCGACGAGCCGGTCCGGACCGCGGACGTCGAGGTCGAGGCGTCGCGCACGGTACGGATCGTCGCGGCCGTCGTCCTGATCGTGCTGAGCGGCACCTTCCTGGTGGGAGTGTTCGACATCCGCAGCCCCGACGGACTCGATCCGCAGGGGCCGAGGTTCTTCCCGTTGCTCGTGACGGCCGCGTGGCTGGTGCTGTCGGTCGCCTACCTGGTCGAAGGGTTGCGCTCGCCGCGGACGACCAAGCAACCGGGCGACCGCGCCTGGTTCGAACCGGTGGCTGTGTCCGCGTTGCTGATCCTCTACGCGTTCCTGGTCGTGCCGCTCGGCTACATGATCGCGACCGCGTTGCTGTTCTTCGCTATCGCGCGCGTTCTCGGCAGCCGGAACACCGTCCGGGACGCCGTTGTCGCGGTCGCGCTCGCGGTCGTCGTCTACGTCGCGTTCACCCGGTTCCTCGACATCTCGCTGCCGGAAGGGGTGCTGGGCCTGTGA
- a CDS encoding IclR family transcriptional regulator: protein MTEGELPGVRSVHRALDLLERFDDEHPAWTLAELTNASGLPKTTVLRLVTTLEQRGLVVAIGPGRYAIGPGFLRWSRLSSASMEIPPVVRVAMNRLAADTGETANLYIRVGRSRVCLAQTQGTLSVRHTIAVGSSLPLWAGAASKVLLSDPPLVEADPSVIDEVAAESPHSADFGKRLRASAALTGERGYAITHGERELGASGVSAPVRRPDGRVVAAIGIGGPTTRFNDERLASYVRAVRRCAEAISGTGWSGFSAT from the coding sequence ATGACGGAAGGTGAACTCCCCGGCGTGCGCAGCGTGCACCGCGCCCTGGATCTGCTCGAGCGCTTCGACGACGAGCACCCGGCCTGGACGCTGGCCGAGCTGACCAACGCCAGCGGCCTGCCGAAGACCACGGTGCTGCGGCTGGTGACGACCCTGGAGCAGCGCGGCCTGGTGGTCGCGATCGGCCCCGGCCGGTACGCGATCGGCCCGGGCTTCCTGCGCTGGTCCCGGCTGAGCAGCGCGAGTATGGAGATCCCGCCGGTGGTCCGGGTGGCGATGAACCGGCTGGCCGCCGACACCGGTGAGACCGCGAACCTGTACATCCGGGTCGGCCGGTCCCGGGTCTGCCTGGCCCAGACCCAGGGCACGTTGAGCGTCCGGCACACGATCGCGGTCGGTTCGTCGCTGCCGTTGTGGGCCGGCGCGGCGTCGAAGGTCCTGCTCAGCGATCCGCCGCTGGTGGAGGCGGACCCGTCCGTCATCGACGAGGTGGCGGCCGAGTCGCCGCACAGCGCCGACTTCGGCAAGCGGCTGCGCGCTTCGGCGGCGCTGACCGGCGAGCGCGGGTACGCCATCACCCACGGTGAACGCGAGCTCGGCGCCTCCGGGGTCTCGGCACCGGTCCGCCGTCCGGACGGCCGCGTGGTCGCCGCGATCGGGATCGGCGGACCGACGACCCGGTTCAACGACGAGCGGCTGGCGTCGTACGTGCGGGCGGTCCGGCGGTGTGCGGAAGCCATCTCCGGGACCGGGTGGAGCGGCTTCAGTGCGACCTGA
- a CDS encoding CaiB/BaiF CoA transferase family protein: MRPDADLLAGVRVLDLTNVLAGPFAGYQLALMGADVVKVEVPGTGDLARNLGADPALSDRGLGVSFLAQNAGKRSLTLDLKTPRGREVFERLVRGADVLLENFRPGVLARLGFGPDVLRSLNEGLVYCAVSGFGQTGPMRGRPAYDQIIQGLSGIMSVTGTPETAPTRTGFPIADTLGGYAAAFAISAALVKRSRTGQGSYLDVSMLETAIAAMGWVVSDFLIGGREPRAMGNENVTSAPSGTFATASGVLNIAANKQEQYVELCTVLDRPELITDERFVTREARKRHRGELKQELEKTLRERSAVEWDELLATSGVPVAPVLTVQEALTLDQVTERDLLHEVPMPAPGERPLRVLGSSVHVDGQAVGPAARPPVLGEHVDEILTEAGYTADEIAALRSEGVV; the protein is encoded by the coding sequence GTGCGACCTGACGCGGACCTGCTCGCCGGGGTGCGGGTGCTCGACCTGACCAACGTGCTGGCCGGGCCCTTCGCCGGGTACCAGCTGGCCCTGATGGGCGCCGACGTCGTCAAGGTGGAGGTCCCCGGCACCGGCGACCTGGCCCGGAACCTCGGCGCGGATCCGGCGCTGAGCGACCGCGGACTCGGGGTCTCCTTCCTCGCCCAGAACGCGGGGAAGCGGTCGCTCACGTTGGACCTGAAGACGCCCAGGGGACGTGAGGTGTTCGAGCGCCTGGTCCGCGGGGCCGACGTGTTGCTGGAGAACTTCCGGCCCGGCGTGCTCGCCCGGCTCGGATTCGGCCCGGACGTGCTCCGCTCGCTGAACGAGGGCCTCGTGTACTGCGCGGTGTCCGGCTTCGGCCAGACCGGGCCGATGCGCGGGCGGCCGGCGTACGACCAGATCATCCAGGGGCTGTCCGGGATCATGAGCGTGACCGGGACCCCGGAGACCGCGCCGACCCGGACCGGGTTCCCGATCGCGGACACGCTCGGCGGGTACGCGGCGGCGTTCGCGATCTCGGCGGCGCTGGTGAAACGGTCCCGGACCGGCCAGGGCAGCTACCTGGACGTGTCGATGCTGGAGACCGCGATCGCGGCGATGGGCTGGGTGGTGTCCGACTTCCTGATCGGCGGCCGCGAACCACGGGCCATGGGCAACGAGAACGTCACCTCGGCGCCGTCCGGTACGTTCGCGACCGCGTCCGGCGTGTTGAACATCGCGGCCAACAAGCAGGAGCAGTACGTCGAGCTGTGTACCGTACTCGACCGGCCGGAGCTGATCACCGACGAGCGGTTCGTGACCCGCGAAGCCAGGAAGCGGCACCGTGGCGAGCTGAAGCAGGAGCTGGAGAAGACCCTGCGCGAGCGCTCGGCGGTGGAGTGGGACGAGCTCCTCGCGACCTCCGGCGTCCCGGTCGCGCCGGTGCTCACGGTCCAGGAGGCGCTCACCCTCGACCAGGTCACCGAGCGGGACCTGCTGCACGAGGTACCGATGCCGGCGCCCGGCGAGCGACCCCTGCGCGTACTCGGCAGCAGCGTGCACGTCGACGGTCAAGCGGTCGGGCCGGCCGCGCGACCGCCCGTACTCGGCGAACACGTGGACGAGATCCTCACCGAAGCCGGCTATACAGCGGACGAGATCGCGGCGCTGCGGAGCGAAGGAGTCGTATGA
- a CDS encoding SDR family NAD(P)-dependent oxidoreductase, with protein sequence MEKRPIGWPLLVALTNGRTRIPDDRLTAAVRDKVVLVTGSSYGIGEATAKRLARAGATVLLVARTADQLEAVAEEIRIAGGQAQAYPANLADPAAIEDLVARVLDDHGHVDVLVSNAGKSIRRSVADSYQRFHDIERTNAVNYLGPAKLVLALLPSMRERGSGHLVNVSTAGVRTPPLARWSAYLASKGAFDVWLRCIAQEIRPDGVTTSTVYMGLVHTRMSEPTPLLTKLPGLSPEQAADQVCAAVADRPHNITPPFVRPADALGNLFRVPTDRLFEQYYRRTTRAEP encoded by the coding sequence ATGGAGAAGCGTCCGATCGGCTGGCCTCTGCTCGTTGCGCTGACCAACGGGCGGACCCGGATCCCCGACGACCGGCTCACCGCCGCGGTCCGGGACAAGGTCGTACTGGTCACCGGGTCGTCGTACGGGATCGGCGAGGCGACGGCGAAGCGGCTGGCCCGGGCCGGGGCGACCGTCCTGCTCGTCGCCCGCACCGCGGACCAGCTGGAGGCCGTCGCCGAGGAGATCCGGATTGCCGGCGGCCAGGCGCAGGCGTACCCGGCGAACCTGGCCGACCCGGCCGCGATCGAGGATCTGGTCGCGAGGGTGCTCGACGACCACGGCCACGTCGACGTGCTGGTGAGCAACGCGGGCAAGTCGATCCGCCGGTCCGTCGCCGACTCGTACCAGCGGTTCCACGACATCGAGCGGACCAACGCGGTCAACTACCTGGGTCCCGCCAAGCTTGTCCTCGCCCTGCTCCCGTCGATGCGCGAGCGCGGATCCGGTCACCTGGTCAACGTCTCGACGGCCGGTGTCCGGACGCCCCCGCTCGCCCGCTGGTCGGCATACCTGGCGTCCAAGGGCGCGTTCGACGTGTGGCTGCGGTGTATCGCCCAGGAGATCCGGCCGGACGGCGTCACCACGTCGACCGTGTACATGGGCCTCGTGCACACCCGGATGAGCGAGCCGACGCCGTTGCTCACCAAGCTGCCCGGGCTGTCTCCGGAGCAGGCGGCGGACCAGGTCTGTGCCGCGGTCGCCGATCGGCCGCACAACATCACTCCGCCGTTCGTCCGACCTGCGGATGCCCTGGGCAACCTTTTCCGGGTACCGACGGACCGGCTGTTCGAGCAGTACTACCGCCGCACGACCAGGGCGGAACCGTGA
- a CDS encoding tripartite tricarboxylate transporter permease: MISQAVFGDLLHGFGTVLDPMNLLWAVLGVTLGMLVGILPGIGPALTIALLLPITFNFSDPIGAFIMFAGIYYGAMYGGSTTSILINTPGESASVATAIEGHKMALRGRARAALATAAIGSFVAGTISTILLTFVAKPIGQLASEFQATDYFAITLLAMVAVTAIVGHSMVRGLLSLTVGLFIGLIGLDSLSGAQRYTFGTLRLLDGVDVVIVIVGLFAIGETLHVASKLRSTPDRPAVLEKGRLRTGYLNKSDWARSWAPWLRGTALGFPFGAIPSGGAEVPTFLSYTLERRRARKAGRKHPDEFGDGAIEGVAGPEAANNASFSGVLVPLLTLGLPTSATAAVMLAAFQIFNVQPGPQLFEDQGTLVWTLIASLYVGNLLLLIMNLPLIQVWVQVLKVPRPLLYAGILVFACLGVYSLSGSGYEVLLALLIGVVGFFMRKLDFPIAPVILGVILGPTMEEQFRRALVISNGDASVFFTRPLSLIIIVLTVLALFVPYIPRLVARIRGTRPTRDRLSFGEDD, translated from the coding sequence GTGATCAGCCAAGCCGTCTTCGGCGACCTGCTGCACGGATTCGGCACCGTGCTCGATCCGATGAACCTGCTCTGGGCCGTGCTCGGGGTCACCCTAGGCATGCTGGTCGGAATCCTGCCCGGGATCGGCCCGGCACTGACGATCGCGCTGCTGCTGCCGATCACGTTCAACTTCTCCGACCCGATCGGCGCCTTCATCATGTTCGCCGGGATCTACTACGGCGCGATGTACGGCGGCTCGACCACGTCGATCCTGATCAACACCCCCGGCGAGTCGGCCTCGGTGGCGACCGCGATCGAGGGCCACAAGATGGCGTTGCGCGGCCGGGCCCGGGCCGCGCTGGCCACGGCCGCAATCGGGTCGTTCGTGGCCGGCACCATCTCGACGATCCTGCTCACCTTCGTGGCGAAACCGATCGGGCAGCTGGCCAGTGAGTTCCAGGCCACCGACTACTTCGCGATCACGTTGCTGGCAATGGTCGCGGTGACCGCGATCGTCGGCCACTCGATGGTCCGCGGTCTGCTCTCGCTGACGGTCGGCCTGTTCATCGGGCTGATCGGCCTGGACAGCCTGTCCGGCGCGCAGCGGTACACGTTCGGCACGTTGCGGCTGCTCGACGGGGTGGACGTGGTGATCGTGATCGTCGGCCTGTTCGCGATCGGCGAGACGTTGCACGTGGCGTCGAAGTTGCGCAGTACGCCGGACCGGCCGGCCGTGCTGGAGAAGGGCCGGCTGCGCACGGGGTACCTGAACAAGTCGGACTGGGCTCGGTCGTGGGCGCCCTGGTTGCGCGGGACGGCGCTCGGCTTCCCGTTCGGCGCGATCCCGTCCGGTGGTGCCGAGGTGCCGACGTTCCTCTCGTACACGCTGGAGCGGCGGCGGGCGCGGAAGGCGGGCCGCAAGCACCCGGACGAGTTCGGCGACGGCGCGATCGAGGGCGTGGCCGGACCGGAGGCGGCGAACAACGCGTCCTTCTCCGGTGTCCTGGTCCCGCTGCTGACACTCGGCCTGCCGACGTCGGCGACGGCCGCGGTGATGCTGGCGGCGTTCCAGATCTTCAACGTCCAGCCGGGGCCGCAGTTGTTCGAGGACCAGGGCACCCTGGTCTGGACGCTGATCGCGTCGCTGTACGTCGGGAACCTGCTGCTGCTGATCATGAACCTGCCGCTGATCCAGGTCTGGGTCCAGGTGCTCAAGGTGCCGCGGCCGCTGCTGTACGCGGGGATCCTGGTGTTCGCCTGTCTCGGCGTGTACTCGCTGTCCGGGTCGGGGTACGAGGTCCTGCTCGCGCTGCTGATCGGCGTCGTCGGCTTCTTCATGCGCAAGCTCGACTTCCCGATCGCGCCGGTGATCCTCGGGGTCATCCTCGGGCCGACGATGGAGGAGCAGTTCCGGCGCGCGCTGGTGATCTCGAACGGCGACGCGAGCGTGTTCTTCACCCGGCCGCTCAGCCTGATCATCATCGTCCTCACCGTGCTGGCCCTGTTCGTGCCGTACATTCCGCGTCTGGTGGCCCGGATCCGCGGTACCCGGCCGACCCGGGATCGGTTGAGCTTCGGCGAGGACGACTGA
- a CDS encoding GlxA family transcriptional regulator, translating to MSSARSPHRIAVLALEPVVGFDLTIAPTVFSCATLADGTPLYEVRMCGIRAEPVRASLGYTIVPDHGAEILAEADTVIVPGTYIPQPRHEGTLPADVAEAFALIRPGTRIASICTGAFVLAAAGLLDGRPATTHWRRAAMFRDLYPNVKLDEDLLFVDDGDVVTSAGLAAGVDLCLHLIRRDFGSEVANRAAKHCVVPPWRDGGQSQFIERTIPEEGTDGTGPTRAWALQRLAEELSLPTMAEHARMSVRTFSRRFKAETGQSPGTWLQQQRIRHARQLLETTDLSVDRVAEAAGLGTAASLRHHLRTELGVAPLAYRKTFRAS from the coding sequence ATGAGTTCCGCTCGATCCCCGCATCGCATCGCCGTCCTCGCCCTGGAACCGGTGGTCGGGTTCGACCTGACCATCGCGCCCACGGTGTTCAGCTGCGCGACGCTCGCCGACGGCACCCCGCTGTACGAGGTGCGGATGTGCGGGATCCGCGCCGAGCCGGTCCGCGCGAGTCTCGGGTACACGATCGTCCCGGACCACGGCGCCGAGATCCTGGCCGAGGCGGACACGGTGATCGTGCCCGGGACGTACATCCCGCAGCCGCGGCACGAGGGCACGCTGCCCGCCGACGTGGCCGAGGCGTTCGCCCTGATCCGGCCGGGCACGCGGATCGCGTCGATCTGTACCGGGGCGTTCGTACTCGCCGCGGCCGGGCTGCTCGACGGCCGACCCGCGACCACGCACTGGCGGCGGGCAGCGATGTTCCGCGACCTCTACCCGAACGTGAAGCTGGACGAGGACCTGTTGTTCGTCGACGACGGCGACGTGGTCACCTCGGCCGGGCTCGCGGCCGGGGTCGACCTGTGCCTGCACCTGATCCGCCGGGACTTCGGCAGCGAGGTCGCGAACCGTGCCGCGAAGCATTGCGTGGTGCCACCGTGGCGGGACGGCGGCCAGTCCCAATTCATCGAGCGGACGATCCCGGAGGAAGGTACGGACGGTACCGGCCCGACTCGCGCGTGGGCGCTGCAGCGGCTGGCCGAGGAGCTCAGCCTGCCGACGATGGCCGAGCACGCGCGGATGAGTGTGCGGACGTTCAGCCGCCGGTTCAAGGCCGAGACCGGACAATCGCCAGGTACGTGGCTTCAGCAGCAACGGATCCGGCACGCGCGTCAGTTGCTGGAGACCACCGATCTGTCCGTCGACCGCGTCGCCGAAGCCGCCGGCCTCGGGACCGCCGCGTCGCTGCGCCACCACCTCCGGACCGAGCTCGGTGTCGCCCCGCTCGCCTACCGGAAGACGTTCCGCGCGAGCTAG
- a CDS encoding Bug family tripartite tricarboxylate transporter substrate binding protein: MSRTALVAAGLSVSLLLSGCSALEGGSVAGDFPSRNLEIMVPAAPGGGWDLTARQLQHVVQEENALPGRSVSVVNVTGAGGAVGISKLVTKNRKDPHTLMITGLVMVGALTLNQSQITLSDTTPIATLTAEQEVFVVKADSPLRTVKDLVEKYRADPASVSWGGGTIGGTDHIAAGTLVKTAGLDPAQVKYISYSGGGEATAAILSGDVTVGISGLSEFEEQITAGKMRVLATTGTDPMTVNGKKLPTLKSEGYDTEVLNWRAVVAPPDIPEADRQRLVHFVAKVNNSSEWAEIRKKQGWTDFFQTGDEATKFIADETIRVEALLKELGIV, translated from the coding sequence ATGTCGCGCACCGCACTCGTCGCCGCCGGGTTGTCCGTCAGTCTGCTGCTCAGCGGCTGCTCGGCCCTGGAGGGCGGCAGCGTCGCGGGCGACTTCCCGTCCCGCAACCTCGAGATCATGGTGCCCGCCGCCCCGGGCGGTGGCTGGGACCTGACCGCGCGCCAATTGCAGCACGTCGTCCAGGAGGAGAACGCGCTGCCCGGTCGTTCGGTCTCGGTGGTCAACGTGACCGGCGCCGGCGGGGCCGTCGGCATCTCCAAGCTGGTCACCAAGAACCGCAAGGACCCGCACACGTTGATGATCACCGGGCTGGTGATGGTCGGCGCGCTGACCCTGAACCAGTCCCAGATCACGCTGTCCGACACCACCCCGATCGCCACCCTGACCGCCGAGCAGGAGGTCTTCGTGGTCAAGGCCGACTCGCCGCTGCGGACGGTGAAGGACCTGGTCGAGAAGTACCGCGCCGACCCCGCCTCGGTCAGCTGGGGTGGCGGCACGATCGGCGGCACGGACCACATCGCCGCGGGCACCCTGGTGAAGACCGCCGGCCTGGATCCCGCGCAGGTGAAGTACATCAGCTACTCCGGCGGCGGTGAGGCGACCGCGGCGATCCTGTCCGGGGACGTCACCGTCGGCATCTCCGGGCTGAGCGAGTTCGAGGAGCAGATCACCGCCGGCAAGATGCGGGTACTCGCGACCACCGGGACCGACCCGATGACCGTGAACGGCAAGAAGCTGCCGACGCTGAAGTCGGAGGGCTACGACACCGAGGTCCTGAACTGGCGGGCCGTCGTCGCGCCGCCGGACATCCCCGAGGCCGACCGGCAGCGGCTGGTCCACTTCGTGGCCAAGGTCAACAACTCGTCCGAGTGGGCCGAGATCCGGAAGAAGCAGGGCTGGACCGACTTCTTCCAGACCGGCGACGAGGCGACGAAGTTCATCGCCGACGAGACCATCCGGGTCGAGGCCCTGCTGAAGGAACTGGGGATCGTATGA
- a CDS encoding M24 family metallopeptidase, producing the protein MSRRSLHLPAPDGAVLRARLDRARAAAAGTGLVIAPGSDLRYLLGQAGGSFERLTSLVIPADGDLALVVPKLEAPGFADVPVTALGVEVLTWVDGENPYALVADRLGKPDRVAVSDFAPALHVLALRDAMPAAEQVLAGPIVRELRMRKDASEIAELRAAGAAIDRVHARVPGLLRAGRTEAEVGADIAAAIVAEGHVEADFVIVASGPNGASPHHDVSDRVIEAGDVVVVDIGGPLPSGYNSDSTRTYAVGTPRDADVAATYGVLQEAQRAAVDAVRPGATAQSIDEAARSVIAAAGFGEFFIHRTGHGIGLDVHEEPYIVGGNDLVLEPGMAFSVEPGIYQPGRWGARIEDIVVVTETGVESLNNQPHDLVIV; encoded by the coding sequence ATGTCGCGACGCTCCCTGCACCTTCCTGCCCCCGACGGCGCTGTACTCCGTGCCCGCCTGGACCGAGCCCGGGCGGCTGCCGCCGGGACCGGTCTGGTGATCGCGCCGGGGTCGGATCTGCGCTACCTGCTCGGCCAGGCGGGCGGCTCGTTCGAGCGGCTCACCTCGCTCGTCATCCCCGCCGACGGCGACCTGGCGCTCGTCGTACCGAAGCTGGAGGCGCCCGGATTCGCCGACGTGCCGGTGACCGCGTTGGGGGTTGAGGTGCTGACCTGGGTCGACGGCGAGAACCCGTACGCCCTGGTCGCCGATCGGCTGGGCAAGCCGGATCGCGTGGCGGTCAGCGACTTCGCGCCGGCGCTGCACGTCCTCGCGCTCCGGGATGCGATGCCGGCGGCGGAGCAGGTGCTCGCCGGGCCGATCGTGCGTGAGCTCCGGATGCGCAAGGACGCGAGCGAGATCGCGGAACTGCGGGCCGCGGGCGCCGCGATCGACCGGGTCCACGCCCGCGTTCCGGGCCTGCTGAGGGCCGGCCGGACCGAGGCCGAGGTCGGGGCCGACATCGCCGCCGCGATCGTGGCGGAGGGGCACGTCGAGGCCGACTTCGTCATCGTCGCGAGTGGTCCCAACGGTGCCAGCCCGCACCACGACGTGTCCGACCGGGTGATCGAGGCGGGCGACGTCGTGGTGGTCGACATCGGCGGTCCGCTGCCCTCGGGGTACAACTCGGACTCGACCCGGACGTACGCGGTCGGTACGCCACGCGATGCCGACGTGGCCGCGACGTACGGGGTACTGCAGGAGGCTCAGCGGGCCGCGGTGGACGCGGTCCGTCCCGGGGCGACCGCGCAGTCGATCGACGAGGCGGCGCGGTCGGTCATCGCGGCGGCCGGGTTCGGTGAGTTCTTCATCCACCGGACCGGGCACGGGATCGGCCTGGACGTGCACGAGGAGCCGTACATCGTCGGCGGCAACGACCTCGTGCTGGAGCCCGGGATGGCGTTCAGCGTGGAGCCCGGGATCTACCAGCCGGGCCGGTGGGGCGCCCGGATCGAGGACATCGTGGTCGTCACCGAGACCGGCGTGGAGTCGCTGAACAACCAGCCGCACGACCTGGTGATCGTCTAG
- a CDS encoding citryl-CoA lyase, which produces MSGTDRAADWWATGITDIAPGSIRLRGYAIQDLIGSVSFSELVWLMVRGELPTSAEAELLELTLVAAVDHGPQAPSIAAARMAASCGLDLNNAMATGVNLLGDVHGGAGQQCLEVLHQLRATTDDGVAPEQAARDLVADHKARKAFVPGFGHRFHPRDPRRDPLIGAVRQAAEAGTVSGEYLRLALALEEVLAEGTKPVPMNVDGATATIHAELGFAPELARGLFVLSRSVGLLAHSWEQRNEPTRIKGPLPKSVIPTYTGPPPRDLP; this is translated from the coding sequence ATGAGCGGGACCGATCGAGCGGCGGACTGGTGGGCGACCGGGATCACCGACATCGCGCCCGGGTCGATCCGGCTGCGCGGGTACGCGATCCAGGACCTGATCGGGTCGGTCAGCTTCTCCGAGCTGGTCTGGCTGATGGTCCGCGGCGAGTTGCCGACGTCGGCCGAGGCCGAGCTGCTGGAGCTGACCCTGGTCGCGGCGGTGGACCACGGCCCGCAGGCACCGTCGATCGCGGCGGCCCGGATGGCGGCGTCCTGCGGGCTCGACCTCAACAACGCGATGGCGACCGGGGTCAACCTGCTCGGCGACGTCCACGGCGGCGCCGGCCAACAGTGCTTGGAGGTCCTGCACCAGCTGAGGGCGACGACCGACGACGGCGTCGCACCCGAGCAGGCCGCGCGCGATCTGGTCGCCGACCACAAGGCGCGCAAGGCGTTCGTGCCGGGGTTCGGACACCGCTTCCACCCGCGCGATCCGCGGCGTGATCCGTTGATCGGCGCCGTCCGGCAGGCGGCCGAGGCGGGCACCGTTTCCGGGGAGTACCTGCGCCTCGCTCTCGCGCTCGAGGAAGTCCTTGCCGAAGGCACCAAGCCGGTCCCGATGAACGTGGACGGCGCCACCGCGACGATCCACGCCGAGCTCGGCTTCGCCCCGGAGCTGGCCCGTGGCCTCTTCGTCCTGTCCCGCTCGGTCGGGCTGCTCGCGCACTCCTGGGAGCAGCGCAACGAGCCGACCCGGATCAAGGGCCCGCTGCCGAAGTCGGTCATCCCCACGTACACGGGTCCGCCGCCTCGGGACCTTCCTTAG